The following proteins are co-located in the Deltaproteobacteria bacterium HGW-Deltaproteobacteria-2 genome:
- the moaC gene encoding cyclic pyranopterin monophosphate synthase MoaC, producing MKKLSHVNDEGHVQMVDVTAKAQTFRKAKARGIVKMDPQTLKLIEKGKIAKGNVLTTAKIAGIMAAKKTGELIPLCHPLQLTGIDVDLNIDHKNSQIVIEAQVQIAGKTGVEMEALTAVSIAALTIYDMCKAVNKKIVIGEIMLLEKSGGKSGTFIRD from the coding sequence ATGAAAAAATTGTCCCATGTGAATGATGAAGGCCACGTCCAAATGGTAGATGTTACAGCAAAGGCTCAGACTTTCCGCAAGGCGAAAGCCCGGGGGATTGTCAAAATGGATCCTCAAACTTTAAAATTAATAGAAAAAGGTAAAATTGCCAAAGGGAATGTTTTGACAACGGCAAAAATTGCAGGCATTATGGCTGCAAAGAAAACGGGAGAACTCATTCCCCTCTGCCATCCGCTGCAATTAACGGGAATTGACGTCGATCTGAATATCGATCATAAAAACTCGCAAATTGTAATAGAAGCTCAGGTGCAAATAGCAGGGAAAACAGGTGTGGAAATGGAAGCGCTAACAGCCGTGAGCATTGCCGCTTTAACTATTTACGATATGTGTAAGGCTGTAAATAAGAAAATAGTTATCGGAGAAATCATGCTTTTAGAAAAAAGTGGCGGCAAAAGCGGCACTTTTATTCGTGACTAG